From the Aerosakkonema funiforme FACHB-1375 genome, the window CCGAACAAAGTTTTAGCCAATTAGTCCAGAAACTTAACCGTAATCCTAGTTTCCCCAGACTTCCTCAAACTGAGAATCAAGAAGCAGAAAAATTCCTAGCAATGGGTTACATTCCCTTACCTCATTCTCTAAGACAGGGAAGTCAGACGATCTCTTGGTATCGCAGTCCTTTAATCCCGGGGATGAACGAGGAAACCTACAATTTTCCTGTCAAAGCATCGGATGAATTATTGCGTTATGATTCTACTTTAGGACTCTTTGATACTTCATACGCTGCTGCTTGGCAATTAGGGCGAATGTTGACTCTACAAAACCAAGGATTAGCCATTGAATTATTTAACTGGAAACGAGAAAACGCCCAAAATCTCAAACAATTAGAAGATAATGTCATTAATAATTTACCCTTGCGCTCTCGACAAATTCGACCAGCACAATCAATCCCAGAGAAAATAGAAAAATGGTTTAAAGGATTAGAGTTATTGCAGGGAATCCCGTTTAATTATTTAGTTCCCGACGAAGGGTTACTCCCCATTGAATCAATTCGTTTCTTTTGGGTAGATTCTTTATGGGTAGACTGCTTACAAGATGGTGCTTTTAGCATTGGTCGAGTTACTGAAAACAGTGTAGAAGAAGATCGAAAAATCCGTTCAACTCGTCGTGGTTTTACTCGCGGTATAGAGCAGAAAATTACTGGCATTATCATGCGATCGCAAGTTGTCTCTGGTTGGCCTAATTTACTGATTGATGGTTATGATAAAGCCGTCGCAAATGTAGATTCTATTGACCAAACTCAAGTCAACCTTTTATCCCTATTACGGATGGAAAAATTAGCCAAAGATGTGTTAATTTGTCTGTTTGAAGGAGAGGTCAAAACCGTTGATATTCACCTGCAACCAGAAGGGATGCACTTTGGCTTAGATGCACCGACAAAACAGTCTCCTGAATGGTCAAAAAATTTAAGAAATATTAACGGCGAAGCGACTGACATTTTAATTTCACCGATTCCTTGGAATAATGAACAAAAAGAGGTGATAAATTTAGAAGGACTAGCGACAAAAATCCAAGAAAAGTTACCAGATATCGGTGAATTTACTTCCGGTCAATTTGCTTTACAAATGATTGAGGGAGTCCAAAAAGTCAGGTTTGTAATTAACGAGTGAAGCTTCGATCTTTTTTGCTTACTTTAGCTTCAGCCTCAAACTTCTGTTGGGGTCGTGCGCCTACGGCGCACCCCCCGAACTTTTACAGACAAGCGAAATTTTTACGAAAGATTAATAATTTACTTTTAGCAACATTATCAACAAAGATAATCTAAATTTAGATTGTTGATTAAAAATGTGGTTAATGGATATAAATAGGATGACATTTAATAGATCTAACTCATTGGTATATAGAATGTCAAAGCTGTGTTTCCATAAACTTTTTGGCGGCAAATTTTGACAGATAAAATGCCGTCATTTAGGCTGCGATCGGGACTGTGTTCTACTGCTAGTTCGCCGTCTTCATCTAATAGTTGATATTGGGCGATCGCCTCTATTACCGAATCATACAAATCGCTAGCATAAGGGGGATCGAAATAAATGCGATCGAACTTTTCTGCTGACAGGGTTTTCAATCGCTGCACAACATCTCCTCGCAATACCTCAAAAGTTTGTCCGGCTTGTGCTACCTGTTGCCAGTTTTGTTGGATAATCGAACAAGCGCGACTGGATTTTTCAATTCCCACCACGTAACTTGCACCTCGACACAAAGCTTCCGCACCCATAGAACCGCTACCCGCGCACAAATCCAGCCAGCGACAGCCTTCTATTGTTCCCTGCCAAATATTAAAGACTGCCTCCCGCACCCGTGCTAAAGTAGGTCGAGTGGCTTGACCCGGTAAGGTTTTCAGTAGACGATTGCCGTAGATTCTCAAACTCATAGTAAAAAAGGAAAACAATATTAATATTTGCTGCCCAACTCGGACTAAGGTTAAATATTTTATTGATCAGGAAATGACAAATCGATCGGGAGAGATTTATGACTCAGACATACATTGTCAAAAAAGGTGAAACTTTGGCAGATATAGCCGAGATGTTCTACGGAACTCGCAATTGGAAACCAATTTACGATGCCAATCGGAATGTAATTGGGCCAAACCCTAACGCGATCGTACCAGATCGACAACTTCTCATTCCCGACTTGTACACTGTCCAAACTGGAGACACCCTCGCACGAATAGCCAAAAGTTACTACGGAAATCCCTATGACTGGCCGCGCATCTATAAGGCAAATCGCGATCTAATTGGGAACGACCCTAAGAAAATTATTCCCGGACAGTTACTTGTAATTCCCGGTTAGGGTGTCCCTCACGTATTCGCGGGATGATACGAAACCCGGTTTCTCTTCTTGAGGAAACATTATTAGCAGGAGTTGATATTTAGTCAAAAGAAACATTTTTTTACTCCTGCTGTTTCCACTAAGCCAGAACCGGAGTTTGCACTTGCGCCACAAAATTAGAGAGTATTTGCAGTCCGGTGGTGGAAGATTTTTCGGGGTGAAATTGCACTGCCATTAGGTTATCGCGTGCGATCGCAGCTGTCACTGTTTGTGTACCATGAGTTACACTAGCGGCGCAGACTTTGGGGTCAATCGGATCGACGTAATAGGAGTGGACAAAATAAACCCAAGGGTGAGATGATAAGTTTTGCCACAGCGATGCGTTTGCTTGGGTAATCTCCAGTTGATTCCAACCCATATGCGGTATAGTCAGTCCGGGTTCGCTGCGAAACCGCCGTACCACACCGGGAATAATGCTTAAGCCTGGTTCTTTGCCTTCTTCGCTACGATCGAATAAAATTTGCAAACCCAGACAAATGCCTAAAAAAGGTTTCCCGGAAGCAATGGCGTCTTTGATCGGTTCTACCAGATCGCGCGATCGCAATTGTTGCACAGCTGGGTCAAAAGATCCCACCCCCGGTAACACAACTGCATCCGCCTGCGCGATATCTGCTGGTGAATCCGTTATCTTAGGAGTTGCACCCGCTTTTTCCAACCCTTTGCAGACGGAGTGCAGATTCCCCATGTCATAATCCACAATAGCGATAACTGACATTTGACCCCTCCCCTTATTGTGTGCCGATCGCTGTCTTTATTTTACTTCTCTATGTCTAAAAAAATCCTGCTGACATCTTTTACTACTTGGCTGCCCCATCAAAAGTCTAATTCATCCGATAATTTATTAATAGAAATTGCCCAAACGGGACAAAATAATCCTTCTCTTGCTACATCGCATTCTTTAACTTTTTTAAGGCATTTACCAGTAGATGTAGAGAAGGCAAGCAGCCGTGCGATCGCGCAAATAGACTTACTCCAACCCGATATTATTATCTGTTGCGGTATGGCAGAAAAACGCCGAATACTCACCGTAGAATCTAATGCTAGCTTGGGTAATCATCTCATCGA encodes:
- the rsmD gene encoding 16S rRNA (guanine(966)-N(2))-methyltransferase RsmD; this translates as MSLRIYGNRLLKTLPGQATRPTLARVREAVFNIWQGTIEGCRWLDLCAGSGSMGAEALCRGASYVVGIEKSSRACSIIQQNWQQVAQAGQTFEVLRGDVVQRLKTLSAEKFDRIYFDPPYASDLYDSVIEAIAQYQLLDEDGELAVEHSPDRSLNDGILSVKICRQKVYGNTALTFYIPMS
- a CDS encoding LysM peptidoglycan-binding domain-containing protein, translating into MTQTYIVKKGETLADIAEMFYGTRNWKPIYDANRNVIGPNPNAIVPDRQLLIPDLYTVQTGDTLARIAKSYYGNPYDWPRIYKANRDLIGNDPKKIIPGQLLVIPG
- the hisH gene encoding imidazole glycerol phosphate synthase subunit HisH, giving the protein MSVIAIVDYDMGNLHSVCKGLEKAGATPKITDSPADIAQADAVVLPGVGSFDPAVQQLRSRDLVEPIKDAIASGKPFLGICLGLQILFDRSEEGKEPGLSIIPGVVRRFRSEPGLTIPHMGWNQLEITQANASLWQNLSSHPWVYFVHSYYVDPIDPKVCAASVTHGTQTVTAAIARDNLMAVQFHPEKSSTTGLQILSNFVAQVQTPVLA
- a CDS encoding pyroglutamyl-peptidase I family protein; amino-acid sequence: MSKKILLTSFTTWLPHQKSNSSDNLLIEIAQTGQNNPSLATSHSLTFLRHLPVDVEKASSRAIAQIDLLQPDIIICCGMAEKRRILTVESNASLGNHLIETWVDVPKLISDLKVTEISHEAGKFVCEALYYSALKYLRDRQLNSRCVFVHVPIITPDNLSDIRADFSEIINRLAI